Proteins encoded within one genomic window of Pseudomonadota bacterium:
- the rplF gene encoding 50S ribosomal protein L6 encodes MSRVGKNPITIPDGVTVDVAADAITVKGKKGELSRQLLADVSVAVEDNKVVIKPMSESKFARSLWGTMRSNIEAMITGVSDGYSRELEIQGVGYRAQIQGKTLRLQLGFSHDVEFPIPDGVTIECPSQVQVVVSGADKQQVGQVASNIRGYRPPEPYKGKGVRYKGEYVLRKEGKKK; translated from the coding sequence ATGTCACGAGTTGGCAAGAACCCGATTACCATTCCCGACGGCGTCACGGTCGACGTGGCCGCCGACGCGATCACGGTGAAGGGCAAGAAGGGCGAGTTGAGCCGTCAGCTACTGGCCGATGTGTCGGTGGCGGTCGAGGACAACAAGGTCGTCATCAAGCCGATGTCGGAATCGAAGTTCGCGCGCTCTTTGTGGGGCACCATGCGCAGCAACATCGAAGCGATGATTACCGGCGTGTCCGACGGTTACTCGCGCGAGTTGGAGATCCAGGGTGTCGGTTACCGCGCGCAGATCCAAGGCAAGACCCTGCGCCTGCAGCTTGGTTTCAGCCACGATGTCGAGTTTCCGATTCCCGATGGCGTGACCATCGAGTGTCCCAGCCAGGTGCAGGTCGTCGTATCGGGTGCCGACAAGCAGCAAGTCGGCCAGGTCGCGTCCAACATCCGCGGCTACCGTCCGCCCGAGCCCTATAAGGGCAAGGGCGTGCGCTACAAGGGCGAGTACGTGCTCCGCAAGGAAGGCAAGAAGAAGTAG
- the rplR gene encoding 50S ribosomal protein L18 encodes MKSANHLFQRRRSRVRARLRREANGKPRLSVNRSGMHIYVQIIDDLAGHTVASASSLEKDVRAKGKSGANIEAAAEVGKLIAERATAAGVTDVVFDRGGYRYHGRVKALADAAREGGLKF; translated from the coding sequence ATGAAATCGGCGAACCATCTATTCCAGCGGCGGCGGAGCCGCGTTCGCGCGCGCCTGCGCCGCGAGGCGAACGGCAAGCCGCGCCTGTCGGTCAACCGTTCGGGGATGCACATTTACGTGCAGATCATCGACGACTTGGCGGGCCACACGGTTGCCTCGGCGTCGAGCCTGGAAAAGGACGTGCGCGCCAAGGGCAAGTCCGGTGCGAACATCGAAGCCGCGGCCGAGGTCGGCAAGCTGATCGCCGAACGCGCGACGGCGGCCGGCGTCACGGACGTCGTGTTCGATCGCGGCGGCTATCGTTATCACGGCCGGGTCAAGGCCCTGGCCGATGCCGCCCGCGAGGGCGGCCTCAAGTTTTAG
- the rpsE gene encoding 30S ribosomal protein S5, translating to MAGRDRGGQRGGQRGQRGGDRDAEANEFLEKLVSINRVAKVVKGGRRFGFAAIVVVGDQKGRVGHGAGKAREVPEAIRKATEQAKRNMVRVPLREGRTLHHDVKGRFGAGKVILRSAPPGTGIIAGGPMRAVFEALGAQDVVCKSTGSGNPHNVIKATFDALGRTLAPRAVASKRNKKVNDVLGRNTEYAEA from the coding sequence ATGGCAGGTCGAGATCGCGGCGGACAGCGCGGCGGCCAACGTGGCCAGCGCGGTGGCGACCGCGATGCGGAAGCCAACGAGTTTCTCGAGAAGCTCGTCAGCATCAACCGTGTTGCGAAGGTGGTGAAGGGCGGGCGTCGTTTCGGCTTTGCCGCGATCGTCGTCGTCGGCGACCAGAAGGGTCGTGTCGGCCACGGCGCCGGCAAGGCGCGCGAGGTGCCCGAGGCGATACGCAAGGCAACCGAGCAGGCCAAGCGCAACATGGTGCGCGTGCCGCTGCGCGAGGGCCGCACGCTGCATCACGATGTGAAGGGCCGGTTTGGCGCGGGCAAGGTTATCCTGCGGTCGGCGCCTCCGGGCACCGGCATCATTGCCGGCGGTCCGATGCGCGCGGTGTTCGAGGCGCTGGGCGCCCAGGACGTCGTCTGCAAATCGACCGGCAGCGGCAATCCGCATAACGTCATCAAGGCGACCTTTGATGCGCTGGGCCGCACACTCGCGCCCCGCGCGGTTGCCTCCAAGCGCAACAAAAAAGTGAACGATGTGTTGGGTCGCAACACCGAGTACGCGGAGGCCTAA
- the rpmD gene encoding 50S ribosomal protein L30, protein MAKASSGKKVRVTQIGSPIGRPKDQRQTLVGLGLNKLHRSRELEDTPAVRGMIAKVSHLVRCEDV, encoded by the coding sequence ATGGCGAAAGCCAGCTCAGGAAAGAAAGTGCGGGTAACCCAGATTGGCAGCCCGATTGGCCGCCCCAAGGACCAGCGTCAGACGCTGGTCGGGCTGGGTCTGAACAAGCTGCACCGATCACGCGAGCTTGAGGACACGCCCGCCGTGCGCGGCATGATTGCCAAGGTGTCTCATTTGGTGCGTTGCGAAGACGTCTGA